The Leptodactylus fuscus isolate aLepFus1 chromosome 5, aLepFus1.hap2, whole genome shotgun sequence genome segment TCGTGCAGGGGGTGAGGTATCTGGGCCTAGGTTGTGAGGCTGGTCTCTAAGCTAGAGTTTGGGTGCAGCGATTTGGGTGCTGCTGAGGTCTGGGTACAGGGCTTGCTGAAGTATTTGGGCCTAGGTTCTGGGTCTTGGGTGCTTAGATCTAGGTGTTGAGGTCTCTCTGCTAGAGTCTAGGTGCCATGTTTATGGTACTAAGGTCTGGGTGATGGGCTTGAACTCTCTAGACCTAGTGGGTCTATGCTGGAGACTGTACTGATGTCCTACTGATGGGTGTAAGGTCTGGATGCTGGGACCAAGGACTTTGATCTTCGGAGGACTACACCGTCCCAATCTCTTCCTTCAAGATGTCTTCCAGTAGACCCAGAAATCTAACCACTTCTTCTTGTATAGCTCCTATGTTTGGGTGTATGGCCTATACATAGAGAGGTCGGAactatatataaaaatttttcctaatttttcaaaaattgccCTGAGGTCGTGATCACCGGAGACCTCAGTCCACGTGATTCCAGCGTTGTATCCTATAACCAGTAGGTGCGCCGTACCGGAGCTGAGCCTCAGGTTGAGTGTAGCATGCGGTCCCCCGAGGTGTCCTCTCAGGTCACAGGGCCTCTCACCCGGAGACATTTTTTCCTTCTGATTAAACACATTGACCAGCTGCAGTTCAGCGTCTCGCTCTTGCTTTTTGCTTTCATGGCATTAGACGGTGGTAAACCACATTGTCCAGATGGACACTATTCTAGGTTAGCTGTATACATAATGAGGACACAAAATGAGTCAGAGAAGAGGAAGCGAGCGAATGGCGGGACGCCCCCGCACACAAAAGTGCAAACAATTAAGGACCCCGGACAAGGTTACATTTAAAGGAGCAGCTCCGACCTCTACAGCTCCAGGACTGCATCACTAGGGACCATGTACCCattagccataacattaaaaccttaCGTGACCAAAAGAGGGACTGCGGAGCATGCTATGGCGAACTTACGTATAATAAGCCACACCTCTAACCCCACCCATGCCTCCTTTCCTCCCAACGAAGACCCTTTATACCCCTACATTTCCAATGCCCCTTTAgtagccccaacacagtataattcttCAATAAAGTatcatgcccccttgtggccGCCACCGAGTGTCATACCCCCTTAtgtttccacacagtataatatcacccctatggccctcacacagtataatgcccccacagagTATCATACCCCCTTGtgttctcacacagtataatgtccctctcatggccctcacacagtataatgcccccatagagtatcatgcccccttgtggcccgcacacagtgtgttcccacacagtataatggccccccacaGCATAATATCTCCTTTGTatcccccattgtttaatgtcccatccttgaggaccccacacagtataatatcccctctatggcccccacacagtgtcatACCCCCTTGtattcccacacaatataatatcccctcacagacctccacatagtataacatccccccagtggccctcacacagtataatgcccccatagagtatcatgcccccttgtggcccccacacagtgtcatACCCCCTTGTgttcccacacactataatggtcCCCCCACAGCATAATATCCCCTTTGTATCCCATCcttgtggaccccacacagtataataacccctctatggcccccacacagtataaataatTTCCCCCGGAGTCACTTGTTTTTCCAGCACATCCCGCAGATCCACTAGTCGCACCCCCACTCATCCCGGGACCTGAGATGTTTTGCGCCCCAGATGGAAAGGAGCGGTAGGTTAAAAATATGAATCGCCACCCCATTCATGTCAGTGGGAACTACTGAAGATGGCCGAGCTCTGTGCTATTGGCATTTCCAACTATCCACTCCATTCAAACCGATGTGCAAACCCCCCAGTTAATGTGATCATTGCAGGTTACCCCCATCAGAGTTACCCCCTATGCTTTGGATATAGGGTAACTTCCCCTTTAAGCCCCTCCCTTAACTGTGTTGCTTCACATGCCTTAGCACTGGAAGGGGGGCACTTAGGGGGCAGATAAATGGCCGCCACCAATGAACCTATGACGGCTTTCTATGCTCTCTAGTAGCTGTGGCTTGTTGAAGCTTGTTCACATCAACCACGGAGGAGGTGCAGTCTGCACGAGATGTCATAGTGAGGCATGTCACCGCGAGTAAGACTGACAACATATGTATGTCATTTACACCCAACTAAGGAGGAGACGGCAAACACCAGAAGATGAGTGCGCCGACTAAAACCATCACATAGAAGACATTCCCAGACTGTCCTGATGGTGTCACATAAAGGTCCCAGATGTTCCCCAGCAATAgaactatattaaaggggttgtccaggactagcAAAGTTGCATCCTGATGAGCTATCCACCGGACAGGCCATCAGTATCGGATAGGCCAGGGTACGACACCATCAACTGGTACCTGcgatacagctgatcagtgcggggGCCGGGTGTAGGACTTTGATAGGTCCTGAACAACCACTtagatatatatgttatatagctCATTTCTGCAGTCCTCTGCAATGACCCTTGCAGGAAGTAAAACTGACCCTGGAAAGAACTTGACgacattggtggacagtaaaCATAACTTGAGCACCAGTGCCAGGTAGCTGCTGCAAAGGCATAAGACATCATGGGATGCTTAGGAGGTCCCTTGATTCTGGGGGTCCAtactccaacaacccctaggaaacagaccatagtactcttcatatTTGGGTGTCTTCTTGACCATCACGGTGTTAGATCCTGGGCCcaccggaggatcctctggtactctggtgggtcaGTCTGATACTGGATGTGGGGGAACCGGGAATAAGACCTTAGACATGTACCAAAATTCTTTCACCATCGATAGCTGATCAGTTAGGGTGTGAAGAGTCCGACTTGCACCAATCTAATATTCATTGACCTATCCTTAAAGGAACCCCATTGGGGCAGAACAATAAGTATTCCCATAGGACAGGTAAAAGGGGGGGTTTGCAAAAGTTTATGACCCCTAGTATTTCGGAAGATCCTGAATTCTTGACTGTTCTCAACACGATGTCCCCTGACcgatgttattattattttttttttcggggAGTCTGGCTGCGTCGGATTCAGCGCTTCGTTTCTGACGCCTCTCGTGACGGTTCACTTTCGCTCATCCTTCCTGGGTCTGTGCGTGGCGTGGGCCTCTGCCTTAAGGACGCCACTGGCACTTGCAGTTTATTACGCGACTCCGGAGCTGAAGGGCAGGGGAGACCCCACGTCGTAGCCAGCACGGATCCTCTAGGTCCAGCCTTCCCGCCGGTCATCAGTCATCAGATCGATCAATGTGACTGACACATGTTATTAATAGTCAGGGCGACCTCGCGCGAATCCAATTTTTGAGTCTTCCATGTCAAGGATGAAGAGACCAGCACATATATGGGTTATGGGAAGCGACGTCATCCTCAGAACTGAATGAGACAGCCTATTAGCTACATGTTACCCATTAACCCTTCGTCGACAGTATCatctgggggaaggggggggggggacaaggcgACAACACGCCAATTCTAAGTTTTGTTTGTTTAGGTTAAAAGTTTAGAGGGAGTTTCTATGAGGCGGCCGAGGCTGATAGGGGCTGGGTGGCGGCCCTGATAATGCGGCCCTCGGGGTTGTCACTCACCATTCTCTAGCATGAGATAAAAGTGatgaaaacatatttttttaaaaaatataccaTATTTTTTACTATTATATTTTGGCTAATTTCAGCCCCCCCAGTGAGCACCGCAGCCGATCTCTTCTGACAGTTGTTGGAGTTGGTGCAAAGGCCCCTCTGCACAACTTCTCCTCTCCGTGTATAGACTTTAGCTGCATTTACATTCCCCTTTCCTCTctatctggcccagaccaccatgacggCTCATTCACACCATGTCCCTTCATTCCCATCCCCTGTCGTGCCCCCAACATCGAGATCATGCCCCTTTGTGAAATAGccaatccctccttgactatacaCTGCTCACCCTTCCTATTTTTGCCATTACAGGGTtagttttctcctttctgacagtggaaggctgtgtatcataaatcttctcactccagtgcaccagaaggCAGGGGGAATACATAATGATGTAAAGACCGTGACCAGCAGGGAATCAGAGAGGCGATCAAAGAGGTATAACCAGGTGGTGAGGACGACCTGTGGGCCCCCCTGACTTCTGGGCCTGGTTGTGACCGCTATAGTTACGCCAGTTGCTTTACATCAAGTTGCGATGCCTTGTCTGTAATTGCCCCTGATCTGAGTACTgaccaattaaaggggttgtgccgttaTGGACTCTATCCACAAGGTCCCCCTATAGCCTCCTTGTGCACCGGTGGACTTGCCTGActggctctccattcacttctatgcggtTGTGGACGTTGCCGTTGAGATTATAGTCCCTGGAGTGGGGCCTTGTGACCGTTTTTGCATTAAGGGTCCTAGAgctttaagttacacctctgaaGTTGCCTCTTAGGTGCCAAAAACtacaatacagtatacatgaGCAGTGTGAGAAGCTAAGGAAAGTGCCAGGGTGATGATGGCATCTTATCATGAAGGAGTCTTGGCTGGCGCGTACTCCCAGCTTGTAGACATCTTACACAAGTATCTCATCACGTTACCGGGCAGAAGGACACACTGACCCCATATTGGAGGCTGAGAACCTCCCGGAAAACATGGCCCGATCAAAAAATTAAAATCTGCCCCATCTCTGGCTACGATGTGTGGGCCTTCTCATGGGGCTACATTGTCTATCTCACAGAggatcctcctcctccctccctcagCTCTTCCTGGCAGCCAATATTAGCGAGGACCTATTGAATTTTAGGGATTTGCCTACTGAATTGGGGAGGGGAGTGTTTTAATAAAACATTCATTTAAAAAATCCCCCAAGAACAAAACACGAGAACAAAGGGGCACAACCTGAAATGAGCTGGAAGGAGAGGAGGTCTAGTCTatatttatttagggggtctggtttggggtctgtatatatttcggggtctggtttggggtctatacttatttagggggtctggtttggggtctatgCTTATTTAGGGGTTCTGGTTTGGGGTCTATActtatttagggggtctggtttggggtctatacttatttagggggtctggtttggggtctatacttatttagggggtctggtttggggtctgtactAATTTAGGGGTTCTGGTTTGGGGTCTATActtatttagggggtctggtttggggtctgtacttATTTAGGGGGCCTGTACTTATTTAGGGAGTCTGTACTTATTTAGGGGGCATAGTTTGGggactgtatttatttaggggaccttgtttggggtctgtatttatttagaaatTCTTTTTTGGGGTCTGTATTTCGTGTCATCTGAGGGAGGCGAACAACCATAAAAAATTTTCGGGCATGTCCCTTTCTTTCTACATCACCATGGCCCCTTTCCCCAGTGACGTGGGCACAGAATGTCCTGGTCACGCACCCTTTCCTTGTGACCCCCTTTTCGGGTATGACTGACACATCTGCTGCCCAAATCATATAAAATGACTGCTCTTGTATCTGCCGGACCCGGGACATTTGCCAGCTCTTTCAGGGGTCTGGGAGGTCACccccttttttttgggggggagcctCCTGAATGTGCCTGGAGAGTTGGCGAGTATGacctatattagtttaggggtccagtCTGTGGtaatttaggggtccggtctgtggtaatttaggggtccggtctgtggtaatttaggggtccggtctgtggtaatttaggggtccggtctgtggTAATTTAGGGGTCCGGTCGGAGTATCTACATATAGGTGACTCCGGCACACAAAGCTCCATACATCTGGGTCGGAGTCTCGCCAAAAATCCCGAACTAAAAAAACAGATACCcgatgtaccccattatagtcaatggggtccctcatATGTTTTGTCATTAGCTCGCCCGTTTTTCCATCGTAGGATCAGAACGGACAGATGCGGAAAACTCCTATggctacgttcacatttgcgccgtCCGTCGCAATATCCGCCTGAAATTGGATATtgcgactttttttttcagttttaaaacaacgaaccccattatagtcagtaggGTCGGCCGGTCTCTGTATGTTACTGCGATTTTAGCGGTCCACGTCGCCgacggatcagaacaacggacagacaACGCTAGCGTGAACTTAGCGGAAGCCGTATGGGTATATGGACAGCCGCCATGTTGTCACCAAATGGTCAAAaggtaaaaaataaagttttgaaATAGAAACCGTAAAATATGAGGTATTTATCGCGGCGGCCATTGAGTAATATGTCCCTTATGtgtgttacatatatatacagccccaggtatataataaatgtatatattatacacagtatatacaccagGCACTGATAACATGAGTCAGGACACAGCTCAGTCACATCTCCTGAGGAGAAGCCATTGAACTGTGTCACAGACAACACGGCCGCCGCTCTTCTACATGGCGCCCACAATCCCCCGCACGCTATTGGCTGCCCGCGCTGTCAATCACAGTCGCCCATGGGCGGGGCCACAGTCTAGAGCAGAGCGGCCTGGTGAGAGGAGGGGCGGGGCCAGTGGCTGCAGCAGCAAAGCCTGCCCTGCACAACAACAACACAAGCACTAGAGCCCTGGCTGCAAGCCTCCTATACACAGCCGGCACCCTGCACCCTGCACCCCTCCACTGGAGCCGGGCCCTGACACAAAtagccctgccctgcatgaggaGCCCCCAGCCGCACAGCCTGGACTGACCTCCTGTAGGCTGCAGCACCTGTCTACTGCAATAGGTGAGCCATGGCAGCAAAGGCACTGGATGCTGAGGGGCTAGAGAgtggtggatgtagcagagctgggtgtgtgtgtgCATGGTGCAGACAGCAGTTCAGTATATTGCATCTATATActggtggatgtagcagagcaactcagctgtattacatctatatactgtatttggtgatggatgtagcagagctgtgtgtgtatggtgcAGACAgcaactcagctctactacatgtgtatatggtatatacttgtggatgtagcagggctggatgtgtgtgtgtgtatggtgcAGACAGCAACTCAGTATATTGCATCTATGTGTGCCTGGTGCAGAGAGCAactcagctgtattacatctatatactgtatttggtaatggatgtagcagagctggatgtgtgTGCATGGTGCAGACAGCAAGAAGCACTACTACAACTGTATATActggtggatgtagcagagctggatgtgtgtgtgtatggtgtagacAGCAACTCGGTATATTGCATCTATATTctggtggatgtagcagagctggatgtgtgTGTCTGGTGCTGAGAGCAActtagctctactacatctgtatactgtatatactggtgcatgtagcagagctggatgtatGTGCCTGGTGTACAGAGcaacagcactactacatctgtatactgtatatactggtgaatgtagcagtgctggctgtgtgtGCGCGCGCAAGGTGCAGAGAACAACTTAGTtgtatataccttatatactggtgcatgtagcagagttgaatgtGTGTACGGTTCAGTGACCCGCAGAGATGAATGTGTGTTTGCAGACTGCATTTAATTTATATACTGgtcaatgtagcagagctaaatgtGTGTGCTCACGGTGTGGAGACCAACTGAGGtgtgctacatctatatactatagatagtggtagatgtagcagagctgactgtgtgtgtGACTGGTGCAGAGACCAGCTCAACTTCTGCAATTGTTTTTTCCATGAcgtttcattgttttttgttgtgtcCTATCAGGCAATTGCAGAAATTGGGGATACCTCTGCTACATACTGGttgctgtagcagagctgaatgtgtgttaaCTGTAtgggttctgtactgtacataccACAGAGACCAACTCAGCTACGTGTATTTATTGGTAGACGTAGCAGAGCTGCATGTGTGTGTTTTACTGTACGGGATGCTGCACTGTGTAAGTGAGCATGTTCAAGAGACCAAGTCAGCCGTGTTAGATCTGCTGTGTACAttggtagatgtagcagagctggatgtgtgTGGGGAGTTGCATTGTTTgtgcatgtagtagagctgagttggTCTTTGCTAGCTGTACTGGAGACGACTTGCTCTctttttttgcattaaatacATAGCTGTGATAgtaagtcagctctgctacattcataGACGTGCTGAATAGTTGGACATTTACCatctgacaaactcagctctactacatggtttTTTTTCTGGTTTCCCATAACTTCTCACTATGTCTTCCCCTGGCCGGTCTTCTACTTTCCATCTTACGTCCTTGAGTATCAGTCACTTCCTCGCATTGACATCTGCACATGTTttctttattattgttattatttgacATGGTTGTCAGACAGGAAATCTGCGTGTCATGCTTCTGTTCCTCGCCCTGACTCATGGAGATTTTAGCTGATGACGGCTCACATCAGGTGCGGTTTATAAGTAAATTTTTAAGTAAGTGCGAATCACCCCATATCATACTCAAGGGGCCCAGGAATCTGAGATATAAGGTCCTGTTAGGTGAGGACCTTGTATAGTAGAGCTGCCTTACCATCTGTCCCAAAAAGCTGCGGTCACTGGAGATCCCCTTACTCTAACTAGTAAAGAAGACATCAAACATCACCTCGTATCTCAGCTTCCTCAACctgattccggcgcagttggaattttttctctagcccccaccgttcccaaaatatcagtgctgttagttttggagcCCGATATGTTAACTAAACTCCCTAATATAAAGTGGATGAAGTCAGGTAGGGGGGCGTGACTCAAAGCACCAATCAGAGACAGACAATGTAACAACTTGGAGGGGGAGTGACTTCAAGTTGTTACATTGTCTGTCTCTGATTGGTGCTttgagtcacgccccctgcctgacttCACCCACGTTATATTAGGGAGTTTAGTTAacatatcgggcaccaaaactaacagcactgatcttttgggaacggtgggggctagagaaaaaattccagctgcgtCGGAATCGGTGAAGGGGCACCTATTAAAGGGTGAGAAGTGTTAGgaggggaaaggtcctctttaatgaggcTTTAGATATATCGGATTGTATGTTGTCGCGGTAGCGTCAGGAGCCTCAGTCCCAGATGTTGTCCTATATAGAGTTTGGTATTCTTTCAGTCAAAAATGTCTACCGCCCTGATGTTGGAAGCCGATGGACCCAGGTaaaagtcagtggggtccattggCGTCATGTGATGGAGCTGACACCTATGGCGGAACAGAAAATCGAATAATAAAATGGTACATCTTCAATTACCCCTGTTATTGTCCACAGTGAAGTCACCCGACAAAATGGCTACCATCGCTATAGGGTGCACGCCAGGCTGGAGAGGAGTTGATCATATAAATATGAATTGTTAGTCTCAGGGCAGTGTGCAAGAGGTGAATGAcaaactcctctctgctatgtctgCAAATACGTTGCTGTGTCTATATGCAGTGTATTATGTTCATGCTGTTGGATAAACATTCCGTATACACCCAGCTTTACCGGACCGTGTACAGCAGGTTTTAGCTGTTGACTTTATATATGGAGCGCGTTGGACGCGGCACAATTCCGCCTCGGGCTTCTGTTTGCTTCTGCCAAATCCATGGACCTGATATTCCGGGTTTCTAAATGTCAGATACTATTAGGAGCGAGGGCAGCCAGCACGTGTACACTATGGATGTTCTGTCACTTTAAATCCGTCATCAAATGCTTCTGTTAAAATCATCGGTGTTTCCCTTTAAGTTATCTATACTGCCATTGGTGGCTGGGGGGTTCTGAGACCCCCTTGTTGATGTAGAAAATAAAGGGAACAAGATAGTTATGGCTTATTCCCTGAATAGTGGAGCTCCAGCCATACATGGTACGGAGCTGTAACTCCACGCCATTCAtgtaaaatttaaagggattgtctagtccaaatttttttttttttagctgggagTCCCTTATTTAGGACCTTCATCAATTAGACCGGAAGGAGactagcaagaaaaaaaacatctatAATTTGGAGGACCTGCAGCTCATTGATTTCCATTGGGCACCATGTAATACTCAATttctcctgtggaggtgctgtaggGAAAGCTGAACACCTGCTAATAGGTTCTCCAACAGGTTAAAGGACCTCTCGCCAACTCTAACTCTTTGCACTGTTCAATAGGTGGCGCCTCACTGATAccatcacagttggaattttttctctagccctcacctttcctgagcaatcagcgctGATAGTGTCAGCACagttatgctctctgctgtcaggtgggcggtcccagacttggagcaaaaaaaaaaagacagggcCCCATAGCTTCATCTGATTCTTATTGCATTGTGAGAAATTTCCAGTTTTCCAAAATATGTTGCATTTTATGTGAGCTCAGCGCCAACTTTTTGCCTTTCCtaatacagttggaattttttctctagcccccaccgttcctgagaaatcagtgttGCAGCCCAGGACAACCCACTTGACAACAGATAACCTAATTAGCATGTTAAATGCTAAAACTTGCAGCACCgttttctcaggaacggtgggggctagagaaaaaattccaactgcgccagaatcagtggaacgtcGCTTTTTTTAACGTATGGATGACAGAAGGTTGTTTAACGCCGCTTTGAATGTGACTAGAGCACAGGACATAATATCTTGTCTCTTTCTCCATCAGGTAAACGCCTTCACTCCCCTGGAGAAGTGATCTACAAAATGTCCAAATACAAACTTATAATGCTGAGGCACGGCGAGGGTGCCTGGAACATCGAGAACCGATTTTGCAGTTGGGTTGACCAAAAATTGAGCGAGGATGGACTCCGAGAAGCCGAAAGGTGCGGCAAGCATTTAAAGTCTCTGGGATTTGAGTTTGATCTGGTCTTCACGTCAATCCTGAGCCGCTCCATCCAAACAGCTTGGCTTATAATGCAAGAACTGGGGCAAGAATGGGTCCCCGTCCGGAGCTCATGGCGGCTCAACGAGAGACATTACGGGGCGCTCATTGGCCTGAACAGGGCCGAACTGGCCTTGAACCACGGAGAAGAGCAGGTGAAGATCTGGAGGAGGAGTTATGATGTAGCTCCTCCTCCCATCAATGAGAGTCATCCTTACTATCAGGAGATCCATACGGATCGGAGGTATACTTGTTGCGACATACAGAAAGATAAGCTGCCGAAATCGGAGAGTTTGAAGCAAGTCCTGGAACGGCTCCTTCCCTACTGGAACGAGGAGATTGCACCCGAAATCAAAAAAGGGAAACTGGTTCTTATATCCGCACACGGGAACAGCACGAGGGCTTTATTAAAACATTTGGAAGGTagagtggaatttttttttttttttgtctaaatttTTTGTAGCCACCGATCTACAATATACGGGAGAGACCCAATTTGGAAATTTCTCCAGaactttttgatttatttttcctGAAGGTTCTTTGCCGCATGAGTGAGTCTTGTATATTTCGGCCATCTATCGGGTCAAGTTGGTACCATCGTGTCTTGTATTTTTTTAGGGTGAACCGCCTACGATACCTAGAAAATTGGTTAGGGGGAGGCTTCATCAACCACTGTTCCATTTTTCTGACGCCCACCTGGTTAGCCATTGAcgttaaaggggtggtcccacCGTAAAAACCCACTAGATAGTAGATAAGGACCCGATCACTGCTAGGACCTCCAACGACCACAAAGGTGGAGGTCCTGCTTCCATTGAACGAGGGCTTTAGTCAGTCTTGATGGAGTTATGCTTCGCTATCTTTGTCGGTCTTGTAGGGCGAGGACCTTAAGTCGCCATCGGTATGATTGGTGGGTGGTCCTAGCAGGTATGTCCAATAACCTTCCATCTATCGGGTCAAGTTGGTACCACCATGTCTTGTCTTAGGGTGAACTACCTACGATGCATAGAAAATTGGGGAGGGGTGGCTTCATCATCCACTGCTCCATTTTTCTGAAGCCCACCTGGTTAGCcattgacattaaaggggttgtcccaccatATTAACCCTCTAGATAGTAGATCACTGCTAGGACCTCCACCGACCACAAGGGTGGAGGTCCTGTTTCGATGGAGTGAGGGCTTTGGTCAGTCTTGATGGGGTTATGCTTCACTATCTTTGTCGGTCTTGTAGGGCGAGGACCTTGAGCCACCATCGGTATGATCGGTGGGTGGTCCTAGCAGGTATGTCCAATAACCCGCCATCTATCGGGTCAAGTTGGTACCACCATGTCTTGTATTTGTTAGGGTGAACTACCTACGATGCATAGAAAATTGGGGAGGGGGTGGCTTCATCATCCACTGCTCCATTTTTCTGAAGCCCACCTGGTTAACCTTTGacgttaaaggggctgtcccaccATATTAACCCTCTAGATAGTAGATCATTGCTAGGACCTCCACCGTCCACAAGGGTGGAGGTCCTGCTTCGATGAAGTGAGGGCTTTGGTCAGTCTTGATGGGGTTATGCTTCGCTATCTTTGTCGGTCTTGTAGGGCGAGGACCTTGAGCCACCATCAGTATGATTCATGGGTGGTCGTAGTAGGACCTCCCCACCTCCATCACAGAGACACTTAtcctgtggacaacccctttaaaaacatgGATGTActtttttgttaaaaattttcCTAGCCCTGTTACGGTTTACTAAGCAGGGGGTGACATCTTCTGACCGACAGATGTGGCCCAGATATTTTTGATATCCTTGTCCAAGTCCTTGGGTTGGATGTTTCTCATGTTGACTTACCCCCACCACTCACAGGCCAACTTACCCCTATCTGAACATAAGTAGGTGACAGATTTTGGTTGTGATTTGTGGATCAGACTACACTAGgttggtttgtagtctgttaccaagtTGCAAAAGTATACACCCCCCAGCCGCCTCCGAATACTGGGGAACATCAATCCAACAAATACGTTATGAAGCGTTGCTGGTTGGGTACTCCTGGGTGCAAGGTTGTTTTTGCAGGTTAGGCTATTGGGCGCTGTTTTTTGGGTGGGTATCAAGCTTTTCTTTGTTTTTCCCTTTAATGCCCCTTTTGTCCCGGATGGCAGCATGACACAAGACTAAGCTTGGGTGATCG includes the following:
- the BPGM gene encoding bisphosphoglycerate mutase, which gives rise to MSKYKLIMLRHGEGAWNIENRFCSWVDQKLSEDGLREAERCGKHLKSLGFEFDLVFTSILSRSIQTAWLIMQELGQEWVPVRSSWRLNERHYGALIGLNRAELALNHGEEQVKIWRRSYDVAPPPINESHPYYQEIHTDRRYTCCDIQKDKLPKSESLKQVLERLLPYWNEEIAPEIKKGKLVLISAHGNSTRALLKHLEGISDEDIINLSLPTGVPVLLELDENLRAAKPHQFLGDQQAIQAAIKKVEDQGKVKPVDN